One genomic window of Comamonas serinivorans includes the following:
- a CDS encoding DUF4256 domain-containing protein, with amino-acid sequence MTADIDVLHTLQARFEQHMHRHPRLTWPAVRGRIEANPKALDSLRLMEASGGEPDAVVLNADDDPLGPVCLCDCAPQSPSGRRSLCYDGAALAERKAHPPAGSALDLAQAMGTQLLTPEQYRALQRLDAFDTKTSSWLLTPPDMRAQGGALFGDRRYGQVFTYHNGASSYYAVRGFRSLLWV; translated from the coding sequence ATGACGGCCGACATCGATGTGCTGCACACCCTGCAGGCGCGTTTTGAGCAGCACATGCACCGCCATCCCCGGCTGACGTGGCCTGCAGTGCGTGGCCGCATCGAGGCCAACCCCAAAGCGCTGGACAGCCTGCGCCTCATGGAAGCCTCGGGCGGCGAACCCGATGCGGTGGTGCTGAATGCCGACGACGATCCGTTGGGCCCGGTGTGCCTGTGCGACTGCGCGCCGCAAAGCCCCAGCGGCCGCCGCAGCCTCTGCTACGACGGCGCCGCCTTGGCCGAGCGCAAGGCCCATCCGCCGGCAGGCAGCGCCCTGGACCTGGCCCAGGCCATGGGCACACAGCTGCTGACGCCCGAGCAATACCGCGCGCTGCAGCGGCTCGATGCCTTCGACACCAAAACCTCGAGCTGGCTGCTGACCCCGCCCGACATGCGCGCCCAGGGCGGCGCCCTGTTCGGCGACCGCCGTTACGGCCAGGTGTTCACCTACCACAACGGCGCCTCGTCGTACTACGCGGTGCGCGGCTTTCGCAGCCTGCTGTGGGTGTGA
- the phaR gene encoding polyhydroxyalkanoate synthesis repressor PhaR, producing MPQDHDSTTADDSGVRVIKKYPNRRLYDSATSTYITLAQVKEMVIAGERVRVRDAKTSEDLTRSILLQIILEEEAGGAPMFSEAALANIIRFYGHTMQGFMGAYLERNVAAFSEMQSRMQDQAKSFSPEAWAQYMKLPANPMGAVQEQMQEQMKKQTEQMLEMFGLKR from the coding sequence GTGCCTCAAGACCACGATTCCACAACAGCCGATGACAGCGGCGTCCGCGTCATCAAGAAATACCCCAACCGCCGGCTCTACGACTCGGCCACCTCGACCTACATCACGTTGGCCCAGGTCAAGGAGATGGTGATTGCGGGCGAGCGCGTGCGCGTGCGCGATGCCAAGACCAGTGAAGACCTGACGCGCAGCATCCTGCTGCAGATCATCCTGGAAGAAGAAGCCGGCGGCGCGCCGATGTTCTCGGAAGCGGCGCTGGCCAACATCATCCGGTTCTACGGCCACACCATGCAGGGCTTCATGGGCGCCTACCTGGAGCGCAACGTGGCGGCCTTCTCGGAGATGCAGTCGCGCATGCAGGACCAGGCCAAGTCGTTTTCGCCCGAGGCCTGGGCCCAGTACATGAAGCTGCCGGCCAACCCCATGGGCGCCGTGCAAGAGCAGATGCAGGAACAGATGAAGAAGCAGACCGAGCAGATGCTGGAGATGTTCGGCCTCAAGCGCTGA
- the rimO gene encoding 30S ribosomal protein S12 methylthiotransferase RimO, whose protein sequence is MSDVLTPTTPTPTPAKPPKVGFVSLGCPKALTDSELILTQLSAEGYETAKTFNGADLVIVNTCGFIDDAVKESLDTIGEALAENGKVIVTGCLGAKQAADGGNMVASIHPSVLAVTGPHATQEVMDAVHQFLPKPHDPFVDLVPGAFGDAGIKLTPKHYAYLKISEGCNHRCTFCIIPSMRGDLVSRPIGDVLKEARALFEGGVKELLIISQDTSAYGVDVKYRTGFWDGRPVKTRMFELVQALGDLAQPFGAWVRLHYVYPYPHVDELLPLMAEGKVLPYLDVPLQHSHPDVLKRMKRPASGERNLERIQRWREICPELVIRSTFIAGFPGETEAEFEHLLDFVREAQIDRAGCFAYSPVDGATANALPGMLPEAEREARRARFMAVAESVSTARLRRRVGATMQVLVDSAPGLGKRGGVGRSYADAPEIDGVVRLLPPEKISKTMKVGEFTRARIVDTQGHDLVALPI, encoded by the coding sequence ATGAGCGACGTACTCACCCCCACAACCCCCACGCCGACCCCCGCCAAGCCCCCGAAAGTGGGCTTCGTGTCGCTGGGCTGCCCCAAGGCCCTCACCGACAGCGAGTTGATCCTCACGCAGCTGTCCGCCGAAGGCTACGAGACCGCCAAGACCTTCAACGGTGCCGACCTGGTCATCGTCAACACCTGCGGCTTCATCGACGACGCCGTCAAGGAAAGCCTGGACACGATCGGCGAAGCTCTGGCTGAAAACGGCAAGGTCATCGTGACCGGTTGCCTGGGCGCCAAACAGGCGGCCGACGGCGGCAACATGGTGGCCAGCATCCACCCCAGCGTGCTGGCGGTGACCGGCCCGCACGCCACACAAGAGGTGATGGATGCAGTCCACCAGTTCCTGCCCAAGCCGCACGACCCGTTTGTGGACCTGGTGCCCGGCGCCTTCGGCGATGCCGGCATCAAGCTCACACCCAAGCACTACGCCTACCTGAAGATCAGCGAAGGCTGCAACCACCGCTGCACGTTCTGCATCATCCCGTCCATGCGGGGCGATCTGGTCAGCCGCCCGATTGGCGACGTGCTGAAAGAAGCACGCGCGCTGTTCGAAGGCGGCGTGAAAGAGCTGCTCATCATCAGCCAGGACACCTCGGCCTATGGTGTGGACGTGAAGTACCGCACCGGCTTCTGGGACGGCCGGCCGGTGAAGACCCGCATGTTCGAGCTGGTGCAGGCCCTGGGCGACCTGGCTCAACCCTTTGGGGCCTGGGTGCGCCTGCACTATGTGTACCCCTATCCGCATGTGGACGAGCTGCTGCCGCTGATGGCCGAAGGCAAGGTGCTGCCCTACCTCGATGTGCCGCTGCAGCACAGCCACCCCGATGTGCTCAAGCGCATGAAGCGGCCGGCCAGCGGCGAGCGCAACCTGGAGCGCATCCAGCGCTGGCGCGAGATCTGCCCCGAGCTGGTCATCCGCTCCACCTTCATCGCCGGCTTCCCGGGCGAAACCGAGGCCGAATTCGAACACCTGCTGGACTTCGTGCGCGAAGCGCAGATCGACCGGGCCGGCTGCTTTGCCTACAGCCCTGTCGACGGCGCCACCGCCAACGCCCTGCCCGGCATGCTGCCCGAGGCCGAGCGCGAAGCCCGCCGCGCGCGCTTCATGGCTGTGGCCGAATCCGTGTCCACGGCCAGGCTGCGTCGCCGCGTGGGCGCCACCATGCAGGTGCTGGTGGACAGCGCGCCCGGCCTGGGCAAGCGCGGCGGGGTGGGCCGCAGCTACGCCGATGCACCCGAGATCGACGGCGTGGTGCGCCTGCTGCCGCCCGAAAAGATCAGCAAGACCATGAAAGTGGGCGAGTTCACGCGCGCCCGCATCGTGGACACGCAAGGCCACGACTTGGTGGCCTTGCCGATTT
- a CDS encoding NAD(P)/FAD-dependent oxidoreductase gives MNATVAQKHLLMLGAGRANLHALRSFADNRSGDMRITFVAPHPHFTDPAMLGDYVAGNLALDDCRRPLQTVLEAAGADYIAAVPTGLDPVGRMVQLSSGHTLSYDVLAVNLEPLIDRTAVEAELPGARQNAMFLHPLEAFGQLWPQLEALAQQRPMHVAIVGHDLGAAELAMCAAQGLWQPQGSRVSLLTHGQPLFDDAPQGLQRKVLARLKQLGVAIVPTPVLGFTPGTIHLEGELTLSCDAPVIALPPKPAAWLSHTGLVIDNQGFAEVNERLQSESHRQIFIAHDAADEALGPVFDNNLRVALQGGNFKNAPKHGRALRVVSSGNRQAIVTWGPLALEGREVWNWKHRRDARLLDGLVPAPIE, from the coding sequence ATGAACGCCACCGTTGCCCAAAAACACCTGCTGATGCTCGGCGCGGGCCGCGCCAACCTCCACGCGCTGCGCAGCTTTGCCGACAACCGCAGCGGCGACATGCGCATCACCTTCGTCGCGCCGCACCCGCATTTCACCGATCCGGCCATGCTGGGCGATTACGTGGCCGGCAACCTGGCGCTGGACGACTGCCGCCGGCCGCTGCAAACCGTGCTGGAGGCCGCCGGGGCCGACTACATCGCCGCCGTGCCCACGGGCCTCGATCCGGTCGGCCGCATGGTGCAGCTGAGCAGCGGTCACACCCTGTCGTACGACGTGCTGGCCGTGAACCTGGAGCCGCTGATCGACCGCACCGCCGTCGAGGCCGAGCTGCCCGGCGCGCGCCAGAACGCCATGTTCCTGCACCCGCTCGAGGCCTTTGGCCAGCTGTGGCCCCAGCTGGAAGCGCTGGCCCAGCAGCGCCCCATGCACGTGGCCATCGTCGGCCACGATCTGGGCGCCGCTGAGCTGGCCATGTGCGCCGCCCAAGGCCTGTGGCAGCCCCAGGGCAGCCGGGTCAGCCTGCTGACCCACGGCCAGCCGCTGTTCGACGACGCCCCCCAGGGCCTGCAGCGCAAGGTGCTTGCACGCCTGAAGCAGCTGGGCGTGGCCATCGTGCCCACGCCGGTGCTGGGCTTCACGCCAGGCACCATCCACCTCGAGGGCGAACTCACGCTGAGCTGCGACGCCCCCGTCATCGCCCTGCCACCCAAGCCAGCCGCCTGGCTCAGCCACACCGGCCTGGTGATCGACAACCAGGGCTTTGCCGAGGTGAACGAACGCCTGCAAAGCGAAAGCCACCGCCAGATCTTCATCGCCCATGACGCGGCCGATGAAGCCCTGGGCCCCGTCTTCGACAACAACCTGCGCGTGGCGCTGCAGGGCGGCAACTTCAAGAATGCGCCCAAGCATGGCCGGGCCCTGCGCGTGGTCAGCAGCGGCAACCGCCAGGCCATCGTGACCTGGGGGCCTCTCGCCCTGGAAGGCCGCGAAGTCTGGAACTGGAAGCACCGGCGCGATGCCCGGCTGCTGGACGGCCTGGTGCCTGCCCCCATCGAGTGA